A region of the Pseudarthrobacter phenanthrenivorans Sphe3 genome:
GGCGCTGGTAAGCTGGTCAGCGATACCTTGGCGAGGGAGAGCATCGGAATGCCGGTTTGTACCGGCAGGCCGCCGCAGGTCTCCGTTATCGACTGGGTCTGATCTGCCCTTCCACTGGAAGGGCTGCCTTCTTGAAGGGCCGCCTCCGGCCGCCCGGCGTTGAAGGTCGCAACAGACCTCCGCCCTTGCTGAACACCGTTTAGTATTCAAGGAGTTTTCCATGTCTGAGCAGAAGCTCGCAGCAGAAGTACGCACCGAATTCGGCAAGGGCTACGCCCGCCGCGCCCGGATGGCCAACCTGATCCCCGCCGTCATCTATGGCCATGGCGCGGACCCCATCCACGTCACCCTGCCGGCCAAGGCCACCACCTTGGCTGTCCGCACCGCCAACGCGCTGCTGTCCCTGGACATCAACGGCGAGGGCCACCTGGCCCTGGTGAAGGACGTCCAGCGCGACCCGATCAAGCAGATCATCGAGCACATCGACCTCCTGACCGTCCGCCAGGGCGAAAAGGTTACGGTTGACGTTCCGGTCCACGTCAGCGGCGAAACCGCCCCCGGCACCGTGCACAACCTGGAGCTGACCGTTGTGTCCCTCGAGGCCGAGGCAACCCACCTGCCCGAGTCCGTCGAGGTCAGCATCGAAGGCCGCGCCGCCGGCGAGCACATCCACGCTTCCGACCTGGTACTGCCCAAGGGCTCAGTCCTGCTGACCGACGCCGAGGCGCTCGTGATCAACATCTCCGAGGCCACCGTTACGGAAGAAGAGGGCGCCACCGAAGGCGGCGAAGCTGTTTCCGGTGAAGCTTCTGAAGCTGCAGAGAAAGCTGCAGCCGAGTAAGCTGCCCCCTTGTGTGCCAGTGGCCGGACTCCCATGGGGTCCGGCCACTGGCATGTTAACTGTCCGTTGCCGGCACCGGATCGCCGAGTGCCCCACCCTAGGATTGACTCATGACTGACACCTGGCTCATCGTTGGCCTCGGAAACCCCGGAGCTCAGTACCAAGGCAACAGGCACAACGTCGGGCAAATGGTCCTTGACGAGCTTGCGGCCCGGATGGGCGCCGGTTTCAAGAGCCACAAGGCGCGTGCGCAGGTCCTCGAGGGACGCCTTGGCATCGGCGGGCCCCGTGTTGTGCTGGCCAAACCGATGACCTATATGAATGTTTCCGGCGGACCGGTGGCCGCGCTCGCCAACTTCTACGGCATCTCACCGGACCGTGTGGTTGCCGTCCACGACGAAATCGACATTCCCTTTAATACAGTGAAACTGAAGCTCGGCGGCGGCGAAGGCGGCCACAACGGGCTGCGGGATATCTCCAAAACCCTGGCCACGAAGGATTACCTGCGGGTCCGGGTGGGGGTGGGGCGGCCGCCGGGACGCATGGACACAGCTGATTACGTCCTCCGGAACTTTGGTTCTGCAGAGTTGAAGGAACTGCCTTTCCTGCTGGATGAGGCTGCGGACGCAGTCGAAGTGCTGCTGCAGGACGGCCTGACGGCAGCGCAGCAAAAGTTCCATCCTGCAAAATCCGCGGGCTAGCAACATAGAAACTTTAAGGCCTTAGGCCCTGTTTCGTTGTCTCTACCGGAGGGTACGCTTCTTCCTATGCGGGGGAGCAATGGGGCCACACCCCGCTATCGCGGGATGTAGGGGATAAGTTCATGTCAATCGAGCCACTTAGCTGGGGACGTGGGTCAACACCTCACGACGTTGGGCCGAAGAAAGATACTTCCGGAACGCCGGAGGGGCAGCTGTGGTCTGCCCCTGCCCGGGGAGCGCACCTTGAATCCGTCCGCAGCGCCCTCACCAGGGAAGACTCCCTCGGGGTGGTCATCACGGGGGGCCGTGGGGTGGGAAAGTCCTCACTTGCCCGGGCGGCCGTCATGGACCTCGGACCGGATGTCTGGTCGCTGCAGTTGCGCAGCGGGCCGGCCGGCTCGAGCACTCCCTACGGCTGCCTTTCCTTCCTGCTTGCCCGGCTTCCCCAGGCCTACATGGGTTCGCCCACGGCCATTCTGCGGGGCATCACCTCGCTGATCCGCAGTGACGCCGGCGGCCGGCCCTGCGTCATCACCCTGGACACTTCCGGAAGCATCGACGACATGAGTGCCGGGGTGCTGCTGAACGTACTCTTGACGGGCACCGCAAAGATTGTCGCCGTCGCACCGAAAACCAGCGATCTTCCCGCGGACTTCCATTGGCTGCTGACGGACCGCCGCCTCACCGAAGTCCGGCTCAGCAACCTGAATGAGCTTCAGACCCGACAGGTCCTGTTGTCCCTCCTTGGGCACAGGGTGTCGGCATCCCTGGTCAGTACCTACCACCAGATGGTCGGCGGGAACCCGCTTCTGCTCAAGGCGCTCGTCACGGAGCAGCAGCTCTCCGGAAACCTCGTGCTTTCCGATTCGGTCTGGACCCTGCGGGACAAGGTGGTGCTGGAGGGCGCTGCCAGCCTTGACGACATTGTCCGGTCCCGCTGGTCCCGGGAGACGCCCGAAACGCGGGAAGTCATTGAGATGCTTTCCTGTGCCCGGCGGGTGGAACTGGCCAGGCTAACCGCCATTTTCGGCGCGGAAGTGGTCGCCAACATGGAAGACGGCGGCCTGCTGGAGATCGACGCCTCCGACCATCGCTGGGTGTCGCTGCGCGAGAAGTACATCGGCGACGTCGTGCGGACGTGGCTGAGCATTGCCCGCCGCAGGGAGTTGCGCAGCGTCCTCCTCGGCGGCGTGGAACCTGATCCTGCAGGCATGAGCGTCGATGAACTCATGGCTTTCGCGGCCTGGACCCACGAATGCGAGTCAGAGCTGAGCCCCGCACTGGCCCTCGCGGCCGCCGACGCCGCGGT
Encoded here:
- a CDS encoding 50S ribosomal protein L25/general stress protein Ctc translates to MSEQKLAAEVRTEFGKGYARRARMANLIPAVIYGHGADPIHVTLPAKATTLAVRTANALLSLDINGEGHLALVKDVQRDPIKQIIEHIDLLTVRQGEKVTVDVPVHVSGETAPGTVHNLELTVVSLEAEATHLPESVEVSIEGRAAGEHIHASDLVLPKGSVLLTDAEALVINISEATVTEEEGATEGGEAVSGEASEAAEKAAAE
- the pth gene encoding aminoacyl-tRNA hydrolase, giving the protein MTDTWLIVGLGNPGAQYQGNRHNVGQMVLDELAARMGAGFKSHKARAQVLEGRLGIGGPRVVLAKPMTYMNVSGGPVAALANFYGISPDRVVAVHDEIDIPFNTVKLKLGGGEGGHNGLRDISKTLATKDYLRVRVGVGRPPGRMDTADYVLRNFGSAELKELPFLLDEAADAVEVLLQDGLTAAQQKFHPAKSAG